Proteins from a single region of Oreochromis niloticus isolate F11D_XX linkage group LG7, O_niloticus_UMD_NMBU, whole genome shotgun sequence:
- the epb41l4a gene encoding band 4.1-like protein 4 isoform X6, which produces MACFRGNREEFYGEVLLLDNRKLTLTVEQGIKRSSKAASVLQLVFVELGVVEVEFFGLKFCDNRQQTLWLDPSKTLLQHKELAGPPYIFYFGVKFYIEDPSKLNEETTRRQFYLQLCQDVRRGRLPCSGHLKAQLCALMLQVDRGNHSEDNTSDAEETQEVQLIRKTLSGVPRSEAQRHFLSVCSSLQMYGVSLFAAYGENHTEYFLGPTPVGVVIFKNKELVGKYLWQRIIKLHFKAEKFELRVSGRKGSETSFFFQTSDRRNCKRLWKCCVEHHTFFRMSETNLVTHKLKHSRMSETNLVTHKLKHSNFTCSKTPSLCLLKNGIDNKTASADVCVRATRRANQKPSFSIELITKYNALPAVQRGSEGRAKPDHAKPSAPWENNTNIGLFNPTFCPNTNKDEQVPGRPQRRSRSLDGDRPIREQRRRSRSRGNTSSGTESEKMSSNSERRRRRPPNCSCHSDHGPDATSCHHRRRRTRSHSPDNQIWKHIQKELVEPPGLIDRQMEDIPYKEVRVLGESVRMCRSRLTRRHQRWVSASDLWWVWLTVQCAMCSRFILETLNNPNLNVKV; this is translated from the exons ATGGCCTGTTTTCGGGGCAACCGGGAGGAGTTTTACGGAGAAGTGCTTCTACTGGACAACAGGAAGCTGACACTGACGGTCGAACAGGGCATCAAG AGATCATCGAAGGCGGCCTCCGTCTTGCAGCTGGTGTTTGTTGAGCTAGGCGTGGTCGAGGTTGAGTTCTTCGGTTTAAAGTTCTGTGACAACCGGCAGCAGACG CTCTGGTTGGATCCTTCAAAGACTCTATTGCAGCACAAAGAGCTCG CCGGGCCGCCGTACATTTTCTACTTTGGAGTCAAATTTTACATCGAAGATCCATCGAAGCTGAACGAGGAAACAACCCG GCGTCAATTTTACCTCCAACTTTGTCAGGACGTACGTCGAGGTCGCCTGCCGTGCTCCGGCCACCTCAAAGCTCAGCTGTGCGCTCTGATGCTGCAgg TGGATCGAGGCAACCACAGCGAGGACAACACGTCAGACGCTGAGGAGACGCAGGAAGTTCAACTCATCCGCAAAACGCTCAG TGGCGTCCCTCGCTCTGAGGCTCAGCGCCACttcctgtctgtctgcagctctctgcagaTGTACGGCGTCTCTCTGTTCGCCGCCTAC GGGGAGAACCACACCGAGTACTTCCTGGGTCCAACACCAGTAGGAGTGGTCATCTTCAAGAACAAAGAGCTGGTGGGAAAATATCTGTG GCAGCGAATCATTAAACTTCACTTCAAAGCTGAAAAGTTCGAGCTCAGAGTGTCAGGCAGAAAG GGTTCAGAGACTTCGTTCTTCTTCCAAACATCCGATCGCCGCAACTGCAAACGTTTGTGGAAGTGTTGCGTTGAACATCACACCTTCTTCAG gatgTCGGAGACAAACCTTGtaacacacaaactgaaacacagcag GATGTCGGAGACAAACCTTGtaacacacaaactgaaacacagcaa TTTCACTTGCTCTAAAACTCCGTCTCTCTGTCTGTTGAAAAATGGCATTGACAACAAAACGGCATCagctgatgtgtgtgtgagggcaACGCGTCGAG CCAATCAGAAGCCAAGTTTCAGTATTGAACTAATAACAAAATACAACGCTCTACCTGCTGTTCAGAG AGGGTCAGAGGGCAGGGCGAAGCCTGATCATGCTAAGCCCAGTGCACCAtgggaaaacaacacaaacat TGGTCTGTTCAACCCAACGTTTTGTCCAAACACCAACAAAGACGAACAAGTCCCAGGAAGACCACAAAG GCGGAGCAGAAGTCTTGATGGAGATCGACCAAtcagagagcagaggaggag GTCTCGTTCCCGTGGCAACACGAGCAGTGGCACCGAATCAGAAAAGATGTCAAGTAATAGTGAGCGGCGCCGAAGAAGACCCCCAAACTG CAGTTGCCACAGTGACCACGGTCCTGACGCAACTTCCTGCCATCATCGGCGCCGCCGCACCCGATC CCACAGTCCTGACAACCAAATATGGAAACACATCCA GAAGGAGTTGGTGGAGCCTCCCGGTTTGATTGACAGACAAATGGAGGACATACCTTATAAGGAAGTACG GGTGTTGGGAGAGTCAGTCAGAATGTGCCGTTCTCGTTTGACTCGACGGCATCAGCGGTGGGTGTCGGCCTCAGACCTCTGGTGGGTATGGCTCACTGTGCAATGTGCCATGTGTTCACGCTTCATACTGGAAACATTAAATAATCCTAATTTGAATGTAAAGGTCTAA
- the epb41l4a gene encoding band 4.1-like protein 4 isoform X5 yields the protein MACFRGNREEFYGEVLLLDNRKLTLTVEQGIKRSSKAASVLQLVFVELGVVEVEFFGLKFCDNRQQTLWLDPSKTLLQHKELAGPPYIFYFGVKFYIEDPSKLNEETTRRQFYLQLCQDVRRGRLPCSGHLKAQLCALMLQVDRGNHSEDNTSDAEETQEVQLIRKTLSGVPRSEAQRHFLSVCSSLQMYGVSLFAAYGENHTEYFLGPTPVGVVIFKNKELVGKYLWQRIIKLHFKAEKFELRVSGRKGSETSFFFQTSDRRNCKRLWKCCVEHHTFFRMSETNLVTHKLKHSRMSETNLVTHKLKDSRMSETNLVTHKLKHSNFTCSKTPSLCLLKNGIDNKTASADVCVRATRRANQKPSFSIELITKYNALPAVQRGSEGRAKPDHAKPSAPWENNTNIGLFNPTFCPNTNKDEQVPGRPQRRSRSLDGDRPIREQRRRSRSRGNTSSGTESEKMSSNSERRRRRPPNCSCHSDHGPDATSCHHRRRRTRSHSPDNQIWKHIQKELVEPPGLIDRQMEDIPYKEVRVLGESVRMCRSRLTRRHQRWVSASDLWWVWLTVQCAMCSRFILETLNNPNLNVKV from the exons ATGGCCTGTTTTCGGGGCAACCGGGAGGAGTTTTACGGAGAAGTGCTTCTACTGGACAACAGGAAGCTGACACTGACGGTCGAACAGGGCATCAAG AGATCATCGAAGGCGGCCTCCGTCTTGCAGCTGGTGTTTGTTGAGCTAGGCGTGGTCGAGGTTGAGTTCTTCGGTTTAAAGTTCTGTGACAACCGGCAGCAGACG CTCTGGTTGGATCCTTCAAAGACTCTATTGCAGCACAAAGAGCTCG CCGGGCCGCCGTACATTTTCTACTTTGGAGTCAAATTTTACATCGAAGATCCATCGAAGCTGAACGAGGAAACAACCCG GCGTCAATTTTACCTCCAACTTTGTCAGGACGTACGTCGAGGTCGCCTGCCGTGCTCCGGCCACCTCAAAGCTCAGCTGTGCGCTCTGATGCTGCAgg TGGATCGAGGCAACCACAGCGAGGACAACACGTCAGACGCTGAGGAGACGCAGGAAGTTCAACTCATCCGCAAAACGCTCAG TGGCGTCCCTCGCTCTGAGGCTCAGCGCCACttcctgtctgtctgcagctctctgcagaTGTACGGCGTCTCTCTGTTCGCCGCCTAC GGGGAGAACCACACCGAGTACTTCCTGGGTCCAACACCAGTAGGAGTGGTCATCTTCAAGAACAAAGAGCTGGTGGGAAAATATCTGTG GCAGCGAATCATTAAACTTCACTTCAAAGCTGAAAAGTTCGAGCTCAGAGTGTCAGGCAGAAAG GGTTCAGAGACTTCGTTCTTCTTCCAAACATCCGATCGCCGCAACTGCAAACGTTTGTGGAAGTGTTGCGTTGAACATCACACCTTCTTCAG gatgTCGGAGACAAACCTTGtaacacacaaactgaaacacagcag gatgTCGGAGACAAACCTTGTAACACACAAATTGAAAGACAGCag GATGTCGGAGACAAACCTTGtaacacacaaactgaaacacagcaa TTTCACTTGCTCTAAAACTCCGTCTCTCTGTCTGTTGAAAAATGGCATTGACAACAAAACGGCATCagctgatgtgtgtgtgagggcaACGCGTCGAG CCAATCAGAAGCCAAGTTTCAGTATTGAACTAATAACAAAATACAACGCTCTACCTGCTGTTCAGAG AGGGTCAGAGGGCAGGGCGAAGCCTGATCATGCTAAGCCCAGTGCACCAtgggaaaacaacacaaacat TGGTCTGTTCAACCCAACGTTTTGTCCAAACACCAACAAAGACGAACAAGTCCCAGGAAGACCACAAAG GCGGAGCAGAAGTCTTGATGGAGATCGACCAAtcagagagcagaggaggag GTCTCGTTCCCGTGGCAACACGAGCAGTGGCACCGAATCAGAAAAGATGTCAAGTAATAGTGAGCGGCGCCGAAGAAGACCCCCAAACTG CAGTTGCCACAGTGACCACGGTCCTGACGCAACTTCCTGCCATCATCGGCGCCGCCGCACCCGATC CCACAGTCCTGACAACCAAATATGGAAACACATCCA GAAGGAGTTGGTGGAGCCTCCCGGTTTGATTGACAGACAAATGGAGGACATACCTTATAAGGAAGTACG GGTGTTGGGAGAGTCAGTCAGAATGTGCCGTTCTCGTTTGACTCGACGGCATCAGCGGTGGGTGTCGGCCTCAGACCTCTGGTGGGTATGGCTCACTGTGCAATGTGCCATGTGTTCACGCTTCATACTGGAAACATTAAATAATCCTAATTTGAATGTAAAGGTCTAA
- the epb41l4a gene encoding band 4.1-like protein 4 isoform X3 gives MACFRGNREEFYGEVLLLDNRKLTLTVEQGIKRSSKAASVLQLVFVELGVVEVEFFGLKFCDNRQQTLWLDPSKTLLQHKELAGPPYIFYFGVKFYIEDPSKLNEETTRRQFYLQLCQDVRRGRLPCSGHLKAQLCALMLQVDRGNHSEDNTSDAEETQEVQLIRKTLSGVPRSEAQRHFLSVCSSLQMYGVSLFAAYGENHTEYFLGPTPVGVVIFKNKELVGKYLWQRIIKLHFKAEKFELRVSGRKGSETSFFFQTSDRRNCKRLWKCCVEHHTFFRMSETNLVTHKLKHSRMSETNLVTHKLKHSRMSETNLVTHKLKDSRMSETNLVTHKLKHSNFTCSKTPSLCLLKNGIDNKTASADVCVRATRRANQKPSFSIELITKYNALPAVQRGSEGRAKPDHAKPSAPWENNTNIGLFNPTFCPNTNKDEQVPGRPQRRSRSLDGDRPIREQRRRSRSRGNTSSGTESEKMSSNSERRRRRPPNCSCHSDHGPDATSCHHRRRRTRSHSPDNQIWKHIQKELVEPPGLIDRQMEDIPYKEVRVLGESVRMCRSRLTRRHQRWVSASDLCRTELLPPLPVTTAADTSCWFPTSEHS, from the exons ATGGCCTGTTTTCGGGGCAACCGGGAGGAGTTTTACGGAGAAGTGCTTCTACTGGACAACAGGAAGCTGACACTGACGGTCGAACAGGGCATCAAG AGATCATCGAAGGCGGCCTCCGTCTTGCAGCTGGTGTTTGTTGAGCTAGGCGTGGTCGAGGTTGAGTTCTTCGGTTTAAAGTTCTGTGACAACCGGCAGCAGACG CTCTGGTTGGATCCTTCAAAGACTCTATTGCAGCACAAAGAGCTCG CCGGGCCGCCGTACATTTTCTACTTTGGAGTCAAATTTTACATCGAAGATCCATCGAAGCTGAACGAGGAAACAACCCG GCGTCAATTTTACCTCCAACTTTGTCAGGACGTACGTCGAGGTCGCCTGCCGTGCTCCGGCCACCTCAAAGCTCAGCTGTGCGCTCTGATGCTGCAgg TGGATCGAGGCAACCACAGCGAGGACAACACGTCAGACGCTGAGGAGACGCAGGAAGTTCAACTCATCCGCAAAACGCTCAG TGGCGTCCCTCGCTCTGAGGCTCAGCGCCACttcctgtctgtctgcagctctctgcagaTGTACGGCGTCTCTCTGTTCGCCGCCTAC GGGGAGAACCACACCGAGTACTTCCTGGGTCCAACACCAGTAGGAGTGGTCATCTTCAAGAACAAAGAGCTGGTGGGAAAATATCTGTG GCAGCGAATCATTAAACTTCACTTCAAAGCTGAAAAGTTCGAGCTCAGAGTGTCAGGCAGAAAG GGTTCAGAGACTTCGTTCTTCTTCCAAACATCCGATCGCCGCAACTGCAAACGTTTGTGGAAGTGTTGCGTTGAACATCACACCTTCTTCAG gatgTCGGAGACAAACCTTGtaacacacaaactgaaacacagcag gatgTCGGAGACAAACCTTGtaacacacaaactgaaacacagcag gatgTCGGAGACAAACCTTGTAACACACAAATTGAAAGACAGCag GATGTCGGAGACAAACCTTGtaacacacaaactgaaacacagcaa TTTCACTTGCTCTAAAACTCCGTCTCTCTGTCTGTTGAAAAATGGCATTGACAACAAAACGGCATCagctgatgtgtgtgtgagggcaACGCGTCGAG CCAATCAGAAGCCAAGTTTCAGTATTGAACTAATAACAAAATACAACGCTCTACCTGCTGTTCAGAG AGGGTCAGAGGGCAGGGCGAAGCCTGATCATGCTAAGCCCAGTGCACCAtgggaaaacaacacaaacat TGGTCTGTTCAACCCAACGTTTTGTCCAAACACCAACAAAGACGAACAAGTCCCAGGAAGACCACAAAG GCGGAGCAGAAGTCTTGATGGAGATCGACCAAtcagagagcagaggaggag GTCTCGTTCCCGTGGCAACACGAGCAGTGGCACCGAATCAGAAAAGATGTCAAGTAATAGTGAGCGGCGCCGAAGAAGACCCCCAAACTG CAGTTGCCACAGTGACCACGGTCCTGACGCAACTTCCTGCCATCATCGGCGCCGCCGCACCCGATC CCACAGTCCTGACAACCAAATATGGAAACACATCCA GAAGGAGTTGGTGGAGCCTCCCGGTTTGATTGACAGACAAATGGAGGACATACCTTATAAGGAAGTACG GGTGTTGGGAGAGTCAGTCAGAATGTGCCGTTCTCGTTTGACTCGACGGCATCAGCGGTGGGTGTCGGCCTCAGACCTCTG TCGTACAGAAttgcttcctcctcttcctgttACCACGGCAGCTGACACTTCCTGTTGGTTTCCCACGAGCGAGCACAGTTAA
- the epb41l4a gene encoding band 4.1-like protein 4 isoform X8: MVTQQQTQRNQRRRRADKEKRQRTRGGQEDEDQQQDNGLFSGQPGGVLRRSASTGQQEADTDGRTGHQVDRGNHSEDNTSDAEETQEVQLIRKTLSGVPRSEAQRHFLSVCSSLQMYGVSLFAAYGENHTEYFLGPTPVGVVIFKNKELVGKYLWQRIIKLHFKAEKFELRVSGRKGSETSFFFQTSDRRNCKRLWKCCVEHHTFFRMSETNLVTHKLKHSRMSETNLVTHKLKHSRMSETNLVTHKLKDSRMSETNLVTHKLKHSNFTCSKTPSLCLLKNGIDNKTASADVCVRATRRANQKPSFSIELITKYNALPAVQRGSEGRAKPDHAKPSAPWENNTNIGLFNPTFCPNTNKDEQVPGRPQRRSRSLDGDRPIREQRRRSRSRGNTSSGTESEKMSSNSERRRRRPPNCSCHSDHGPDATSCHHRRRRTRSHSPDNQIWKHIQKELVEPPGLIDRQMEDIPYKEVRVLGESVRMCRSRLTRRHQRWVSASDLWWVWLTVQCAMCSRFILETLNNPNLNVKV, translated from the exons ATGGTAACACAGCAACAAACCCAGagaaaccagagaagaagaagagcagacaaagagaaaagacaaaGGACCAGAGGAGGACAGGAAGACgaagatcagcagcag GACAATGGCCTGTTTTCGGGGCAACCGGGAGGAGTTTTACGGAGAAGTGCTTCTACTGGACAACAGGAAGCTGACACTGACGGTCGAACAGGGCATCAAG TGGATCGAGGCAACCACAGCGAGGACAACACGTCAGACGCTGAGGAGACGCAGGAAGTTCAACTCATCCGCAAAACGCTCAG TGGCGTCCCTCGCTCTGAGGCTCAGCGCCACttcctgtctgtctgcagctctctgcagaTGTACGGCGTCTCTCTGTTCGCCGCCTAC GGGGAGAACCACACCGAGTACTTCCTGGGTCCAACACCAGTAGGAGTGGTCATCTTCAAGAACAAAGAGCTGGTGGGAAAATATCTGTG GCAGCGAATCATTAAACTTCACTTCAAAGCTGAAAAGTTCGAGCTCAGAGTGTCAGGCAGAAAG GGTTCAGAGACTTCGTTCTTCTTCCAAACATCCGATCGCCGCAACTGCAAACGTTTGTGGAAGTGTTGCGTTGAACATCACACCTTCTTCAG gatgTCGGAGACAAACCTTGtaacacacaaactgaaacacagcag gatgTCGGAGACAAACCTTGtaacacacaaactgaaacacagcag gatgTCGGAGACAAACCTTGTAACACACAAATTGAAAGACAGCag GATGTCGGAGACAAACCTTGtaacacacaaactgaaacacagcaa TTTCACTTGCTCTAAAACTCCGTCTCTCTGTCTGTTGAAAAATGGCATTGACAACAAAACGGCATCagctgatgtgtgtgtgagggcaACGCGTCGAG CCAATCAGAAGCCAAGTTTCAGTATTGAACTAATAACAAAATACAACGCTCTACCTGCTGTTCAGAG AGGGTCAGAGGGCAGGGCGAAGCCTGATCATGCTAAGCCCAGTGCACCAtgggaaaacaacacaaacat TGGTCTGTTCAACCCAACGTTTTGTCCAAACACCAACAAAGACGAACAAGTCCCAGGAAGACCACAAAG GCGGAGCAGAAGTCTTGATGGAGATCGACCAAtcagagagcagaggaggag GTCTCGTTCCCGTGGCAACACGAGCAGTGGCACCGAATCAGAAAAGATGTCAAGTAATAGTGAGCGGCGCCGAAGAAGACCCCCAAACTG CAGTTGCCACAGTGACCACGGTCCTGACGCAACTTCCTGCCATCATCGGCGCCGCCGCACCCGATC CCACAGTCCTGACAACCAAATATGGAAACACATCCA GAAGGAGTTGGTGGAGCCTCCCGGTTTGATTGACAGACAAATGGAGGACATACCTTATAAGGAAGTACG GGTGTTGGGAGAGTCAGTCAGAATGTGCCGTTCTCGTTTGACTCGACGGCATCAGCGGTGGGTGTCGGCCTCAGACCTCTGGTGGGTATGGCTCACTGTGCAATGTGCCATGTGTTCACGCTTCATACTGGAAACATTAAATAATCCTAATTTGAATGTAAAGGTCTAA
- the epb41l4a gene encoding band 4.1-like protein 4 isoform X7, producing MACFRGNREEFYGEVLLLDNRKLTLTVEQGIKRSSKAASVLQLVFVELGVVEVEFFGLKFCDNRQQTLWLDPSKTLLQHKELAGPPYIFYFGVKFYIEDPSKLNEETTRRQFYLQLCQDVRRGRLPCSGHLKAQLCALMLQVDRGNHSEDNTSDAEETQEVQLIRKTLSGVPRSEAQRHFLSVCSSLQMYGVSLFAAYGENHTEYFLGPTPVGVVIFKNKELVGKYLWQRIIKLHFKAEKFELRVSGRKGSETSFFFQTSDRRNCKRLWKCCVEHHTFFRMSETNLVTHKLKHSNFTCSKTPSLCLLKNGIDNKTASADVCVRATRRANQKPSFSIELITKYNALPAVQRGSEGRAKPDHAKPSAPWENNTNIGLFNPTFCPNTNKDEQVPGRPQRRSRSLDGDRPIREQRRRSRSRGNTSSGTESEKMSSNSERRRRRPPNCSCHSDHGPDATSCHHRRRRTRSHSPDNQIWKHIQKELVEPPGLIDRQMEDIPYKEVRVLGESVRMCRSRLTRRHQRWVSASDLWWVWLTVQCAMCSRFILETLNNPNLNVKV from the exons ATGGCCTGTTTTCGGGGCAACCGGGAGGAGTTTTACGGAGAAGTGCTTCTACTGGACAACAGGAAGCTGACACTGACGGTCGAACAGGGCATCAAG AGATCATCGAAGGCGGCCTCCGTCTTGCAGCTGGTGTTTGTTGAGCTAGGCGTGGTCGAGGTTGAGTTCTTCGGTTTAAAGTTCTGTGACAACCGGCAGCAGACG CTCTGGTTGGATCCTTCAAAGACTCTATTGCAGCACAAAGAGCTCG CCGGGCCGCCGTACATTTTCTACTTTGGAGTCAAATTTTACATCGAAGATCCATCGAAGCTGAACGAGGAAACAACCCG GCGTCAATTTTACCTCCAACTTTGTCAGGACGTACGTCGAGGTCGCCTGCCGTGCTCCGGCCACCTCAAAGCTCAGCTGTGCGCTCTGATGCTGCAgg TGGATCGAGGCAACCACAGCGAGGACAACACGTCAGACGCTGAGGAGACGCAGGAAGTTCAACTCATCCGCAAAACGCTCAG TGGCGTCCCTCGCTCTGAGGCTCAGCGCCACttcctgtctgtctgcagctctctgcagaTGTACGGCGTCTCTCTGTTCGCCGCCTAC GGGGAGAACCACACCGAGTACTTCCTGGGTCCAACACCAGTAGGAGTGGTCATCTTCAAGAACAAAGAGCTGGTGGGAAAATATCTGTG GCAGCGAATCATTAAACTTCACTTCAAAGCTGAAAAGTTCGAGCTCAGAGTGTCAGGCAGAAAG GGTTCAGAGACTTCGTTCTTCTTCCAAACATCCGATCGCCGCAACTGCAAACGTTTGTGGAAGTGTTGCGTTGAACATCACACCTTCTTCAG GATGTCGGAGACAAACCTTGtaacacacaaactgaaacacagcaa TTTCACTTGCTCTAAAACTCCGTCTCTCTGTCTGTTGAAAAATGGCATTGACAACAAAACGGCATCagctgatgtgtgtgtgagggcaACGCGTCGAG CCAATCAGAAGCCAAGTTTCAGTATTGAACTAATAACAAAATACAACGCTCTACCTGCTGTTCAGAG AGGGTCAGAGGGCAGGGCGAAGCCTGATCATGCTAAGCCCAGTGCACCAtgggaaaacaacacaaacat TGGTCTGTTCAACCCAACGTTTTGTCCAAACACCAACAAAGACGAACAAGTCCCAGGAAGACCACAAAG GCGGAGCAGAAGTCTTGATGGAGATCGACCAAtcagagagcagaggaggag GTCTCGTTCCCGTGGCAACACGAGCAGTGGCACCGAATCAGAAAAGATGTCAAGTAATAGTGAGCGGCGCCGAAGAAGACCCCCAAACTG CAGTTGCCACAGTGACCACGGTCCTGACGCAACTTCCTGCCATCATCGGCGCCGCCGCACCCGATC CCACAGTCCTGACAACCAAATATGGAAACACATCCA GAAGGAGTTGGTGGAGCCTCCCGGTTTGATTGACAGACAAATGGAGGACATACCTTATAAGGAAGTACG GGTGTTGGGAGAGTCAGTCAGAATGTGCCGTTCTCGTTTGACTCGACGGCATCAGCGGTGGGTGTCGGCCTCAGACCTCTGGTGGGTATGGCTCACTGTGCAATGTGCCATGTGTTCACGCTTCATACTGGAAACATTAAATAATCCTAATTTGAATGTAAAGGTCTAA
- the epb41l4a gene encoding band 4.1-like protein 4 isoform X1 — MACFRGNREEFYGEVLLLDNRKLTLTVEQGIKRSSKAASVLQLVFVELGVVEVEFFGLKFCDNRQQTLWLDPSKTLLQHKELAGPPYIFYFGVKFYIEDPSKLNEETTRRQFYLQLCQDVRRGRLPCSGHLKAQLCALMLQVDRGNHSEDNTSDAEETQEVQLIRKTLSGVPRSEAQRHFLSVCSSLQMYGVSLFAAYGENHTEYFLGPTPVGVVIFKNKELVGKYLWQRIIKLHFKAEKFELRVSGRKGSETSFFFQTSDRRNCKRLWKCCVEHHTFFRMSETNLVTHKLKHSRMSETNLVTHKLKHSRMSETNLVTHKLKDSRMSETNLVTHKLKHSNFTCSKTPSLCLLKNGIDNKTASADVCVRATRRANQKPSFSIELITKYNALPAVQRGSEGRAKPDHAKPSAPWENNTNIGLFNPTFCPNTNKDEQVPGRPQRRSRSLDGDRPIREQRRRSRSRGNTSSGTESEKMSSNSERRRRRPPNCSCHSDHGPDATSCHHRRRRTRSHSPDNQIWKHIQKELVEPPGLIDRQMEDIPYKEVRVLGESVRMCRSRLTRRHQRWVSASDLWWVWLTVQCAMCSRFILETLNNPNLNVKV; from the exons ATGGCCTGTTTTCGGGGCAACCGGGAGGAGTTTTACGGAGAAGTGCTTCTACTGGACAACAGGAAGCTGACACTGACGGTCGAACAGGGCATCAAG AGATCATCGAAGGCGGCCTCCGTCTTGCAGCTGGTGTTTGTTGAGCTAGGCGTGGTCGAGGTTGAGTTCTTCGGTTTAAAGTTCTGTGACAACCGGCAGCAGACG CTCTGGTTGGATCCTTCAAAGACTCTATTGCAGCACAAAGAGCTCG CCGGGCCGCCGTACATTTTCTACTTTGGAGTCAAATTTTACATCGAAGATCCATCGAAGCTGAACGAGGAAACAACCCG GCGTCAATTTTACCTCCAACTTTGTCAGGACGTACGTCGAGGTCGCCTGCCGTGCTCCGGCCACCTCAAAGCTCAGCTGTGCGCTCTGATGCTGCAgg TGGATCGAGGCAACCACAGCGAGGACAACACGTCAGACGCTGAGGAGACGCAGGAAGTTCAACTCATCCGCAAAACGCTCAG TGGCGTCCCTCGCTCTGAGGCTCAGCGCCACttcctgtctgtctgcagctctctgcagaTGTACGGCGTCTCTCTGTTCGCCGCCTAC GGGGAGAACCACACCGAGTACTTCCTGGGTCCAACACCAGTAGGAGTGGTCATCTTCAAGAACAAAGAGCTGGTGGGAAAATATCTGTG GCAGCGAATCATTAAACTTCACTTCAAAGCTGAAAAGTTCGAGCTCAGAGTGTCAGGCAGAAAG GGTTCAGAGACTTCGTTCTTCTTCCAAACATCCGATCGCCGCAACTGCAAACGTTTGTGGAAGTGTTGCGTTGAACATCACACCTTCTTCAG gatgTCGGAGACAAACCTTGtaacacacaaactgaaacacagcag gatgTCGGAGACAAACCTTGtaacacacaaactgaaacacagcag gatgTCGGAGACAAACCTTGTAACACACAAATTGAAAGACAGCag GATGTCGGAGACAAACCTTGtaacacacaaactgaaacacagcaa TTTCACTTGCTCTAAAACTCCGTCTCTCTGTCTGTTGAAAAATGGCATTGACAACAAAACGGCATCagctgatgtgtgtgtgagggcaACGCGTCGAG CCAATCAGAAGCCAAGTTTCAGTATTGAACTAATAACAAAATACAACGCTCTACCTGCTGTTCAGAG AGGGTCAGAGGGCAGGGCGAAGCCTGATCATGCTAAGCCCAGTGCACCAtgggaaaacaacacaaacat TGGTCTGTTCAACCCAACGTTTTGTCCAAACACCAACAAAGACGAACAAGTCCCAGGAAGACCACAAAG GCGGAGCAGAAGTCTTGATGGAGATCGACCAAtcagagagcagaggaggag GTCTCGTTCCCGTGGCAACACGAGCAGTGGCACCGAATCAGAAAAGATGTCAAGTAATAGTGAGCGGCGCCGAAGAAGACCCCCAAACTG CAGTTGCCACAGTGACCACGGTCCTGACGCAACTTCCTGCCATCATCGGCGCCGCCGCACCCGATC CCACAGTCCTGACAACCAAATATGGAAACACATCCA GAAGGAGTTGGTGGAGCCTCCCGGTTTGATTGACAGACAAATGGAGGACATACCTTATAAGGAAGTACG GGTGTTGGGAGAGTCAGTCAGAATGTGCCGTTCTCGTTTGACTCGACGGCATCAGCGGTGGGTGTCGGCCTCAGACCTCTGGTGGGTATGGCTCACTGTGCAATGTGCCATGTGTTCACGCTTCATACTGGAAACATTAAATAATCCTAATTTGAATGTAAAGGTCTAA